The following are from one region of the Halarcobacter sp. genome:
- the nifD gene encoding nitrogenase molybdenum-iron protein alpha chain produces MGPETLESLQKEAIEEVLSAYPAKAAKNRAKHLGVDSPEGVKGACDKTRSNKQTVPGVMSQRGCAYAGSKGVVWGPIKDMIHISHGPIGCGQYSRGGRRNYYIGTTGIDTFVTMNFSTDFNEKDIVFGGDKKLKKALEEIDELFPLNNGVSIQSECPIGLIGDDIQAVAKVHKKETGNQTIAVSCEGFRGVSQSLGHHIANDMIRDHVMPDASHRKDYEATDYDVSIIGDYNIGGDAWSTRILLEEMGLRVISQWSGDATYKEIANGPKAKLNLLHCYRSMNYISRHMEQEFGIPWMEYNFFGPSKTTESLRKIASFFDESIQEKTEAVIAKYTAMTDAVIAKYRPMLEGKKVMLYVGGLRPRHVIGAYEDLGMEVIGTGYEFAHGDDYKRTKHDIERSTLIYDDANEYELEEFVKKLRPDLVAAGVKEKYVFQKMGLPFRQMHSWDYSGPYHGYDAFAIFARDMDLAMNSPVWDHTTAPWDKEA; encoded by the coding sequence ATGGGACCAGAAACATTAGAGAGTCTACAAAAAGAAGCTATTGAGGAAGTACTATCTGCTTATCCTGCAAAAGCTGCTAAAAACAGAGCTAAGCACTTAGGTGTTGATTCACCAGAAGGTGTTAAAGGTGCTTGTGATAAAACAAGATCAAACAAACAAACTGTACCAGGTGTTATGTCGCAAAGAGGTTGTGCTTATGCGGGATCTAAAGGGGTTGTTTGGGGACCAATCAAAGATATGATTCATATCTCTCATGGACCTATCGGATGTGGTCAATACTCAAGAGGTGGTAGAAGAAACTACTACATCGGGACAACAGGTATTGATACATTTGTAACAATGAACTTCTCTACAGACTTCAACGAAAAAGACATCGTATTTGGTGGAGATAAAAAACTTAAAAAAGCTTTAGAAGAGATTGATGAATTATTCCCATTAAACAATGGTGTATCAATTCAATCTGAGTGTCCAATTGGTCTTATCGGTGACGATATCCAAGCGGTAGCTAAAGTACATAAAAAAGAAACTGGTAATCAAACAATTGCAGTATCATGTGAAGGATTTAGAGGGGTTTCTCAATCTCTTGGTCACCACATTGCAAATGATATGATTAGAGACCACGTTATGCCAGATGCATCTCATAGAAAAGATTATGAAGCAACTGATTATGATGTATCAATTATTGGGGACTACAACATCGGTGGTGATGCTTGGTCAACAAGAATTTTATTAGAAGAAATGGGATTAAGAGTTATTTCTCAATGGTCAGGTGATGCTACTTATAAAGAGATTGCAAACGGACCTAAAGCAAAATTAAACTTACTTCACTGTTATAGATCTATGAACTATATTTCTAGACACATGGAACAAGAGTTTGGTATACCTTGGATGGAATATAACTTCTTCGGACCTTCAAAAACAACTGAGTCTTTAAGAAAAATTGCTTCATTCTTTGATGAATCAATTCAAGAGAAAACAGAAGCTGTTATCGCTAAATATACTGCAATGACTGATGCTGTTATCGCTAAATATAGACCTATGTTAGAAGGTAAAAAAGTAATGCTTTATGTTGGTGGATTAAGACCAAGACACGTTATTGGAGCTTACGAAGATTTAGGAATGGAAGTAATCGGTACTGGTTATGAGTTCGCTCACGGTGATGATTATAAAAGAACTAAACACGATATCGAAAGATCTACTCTAATCTATGATGATGCAAATGAGTATGAATTAGAAGAATTCGTTAAGAAGTTAAGACCTGACTTAGTTGCTGCTGGTGTTAAAGAGAAATATGTATTCCAAAAAATGGGATTACCATTTAGACAAATGCACTCTTGGGATTACAGTGGTCCATACCATGGGTATGATGCTTTTGCTATTTTTGCAAGAGATATGGATTTAGCTATGAACTCTCCTGTATGGGATCATACTACAGCTCCATGGGATAAAGAAGCGTAA
- the nifH gene encoding nitrogenase iron protein yields the protein MSDLRQIAFYGKGGIGKSTTSQNTLAAMCHYYSKKILIVGCDPKADSTRLILHEKAQSTIMQLASEAGTVEDLELEDVCKPGADEFHPDNEEITEGYIMCTESGGPEPGVGCAGRGVITAINFLEEEGAYDDELDFVSYDVLGDVVCGGFAMPIREGKAQEIYIVMSGEMMAMYAANNISKGILKYANTGGVRLAGLICNARMTDREYDLAKHLAQQIGTQMIHFVPRSNHVQRAELRRMTVVEFSPSSDQAMEYKELARKIIENDMKVIPAPLEMDDLENLLMEFGLEEEVEEGAIGQKEA from the coding sequence ATGTCAGATTTAAGACAAATAGCGTTTTACGGAAAAGGTGGGATTGGTAAATCAACTACATCTCAAAATACTTTAGCAGCAATGTGTCACTACTATAGTAAGAAAATTTTAATTGTTGGGTGTGACCCAAAAGCGGATTCAACAAGATTAATCTTACACGAAAAAGCACAGTCTACAATTATGCAATTAGCTTCTGAAGCTGGTACAGTTGAAGATTTAGAATTAGAAGATGTATGTAAACCAGGTGCGGATGAGTTCCACCCAGATAATGAAGAGATTACTGAAGGTTACATTATGTGTACTGAGTCTGGTGGACCAGAGCCAGGTGTTGGATGTGCAGGTAGAGGGGTTATTACTGCAATTAACTTCTTAGAAGAAGAGGGTGCATATGATGACGAACTAGATTTCGTTTCTTATGACGTACTTGGAGACGTTGTTTGTGGTGGATTTGCTATGCCAATTAGAGAAGGTAAAGCTCAAGAGATTTATATTGTAATGTCTGGTGAGATGATGGCTATGTATGCAGCTAACAACATTTCTAAAGGTATTTTAAAATATGCAAACACTGGTGGAGTTAGACTTGCTGGTTTAATCTGTAATGCAAGAATGACAGATAGAGAGTATGACCTAGCTAAACACTTAGCACAACAAATTGGTACTCAAATGATTCACTTCGTTCCAAGATCTAACCACGTTCAAAGAGCTGAGTTAAGAAGAATGACAGTTGTTGAGTTCTCACCATCATCTGACCAAGCTATGGAATATAAAGAATTAGCTAGAAAAATCATTGAAAATGATATGAAAGTTATTCCTGCTCCATTAGAAATGGATGACCTAGAAAACCTATTAATGGAATTTGGTTTAGAAGAAGAAGTAGAAGAAGGTGCAATTGGACAAAAAGAAGCGTAA
- a CDS encoding phospholipase D-like domain-containing protein — MEFSNFILYGLVLLREFTIILVLIHMIYKRREPSSMIAWILFMILVPYLAVILYFIFGTRKVRTKYKEENISIEKEGSSQDNKEFEIYNNASNGKIELYFDYIESYNEFKKSILESKKSIYICTYVFKYDDVTKEIIELLEQKAKEQVKIKILIDSLGSLSTYFFQRRLTGLKELGVEIEFFMPIFKIPFRNYINLRNHRKIYIFDNQKVLSGGINLSKEYFGKEYIRNRWEDILFSCKGRCVEDFFTIFASDWFYATKERLTFDLIPMYEDGNDKIRVLPSGPDVKTDILYETILNKIFSAKERIWIVTPYFIPNETLSKALIIAKHKGLDIKLITPSKSNHLVADLARNSFLRELQENEIDILLYRGPMLHAKAILFDNKWAMIGSVNLDNRSLFLNYEVSTFVSSYETVSTVENWMKELIDNSVIGINKASGVRVISENLMRVIAPQL; from the coding sequence TTGGAATTTTCAAATTTTATTTTATATGGATTAGTTTTACTTAGAGAATTTACCATTATATTAGTATTAATACATATGATATATAAAAGAAGAGAACCAAGCTCTATGATAGCTTGGATACTTTTTATGATATTAGTACCTTATTTAGCAGTTATTTTATATTTTATATTTGGTACAAGAAAAGTAAGAACTAAATATAAAGAGGAAAATATAAGTATTGAAAAAGAAGGTTCTTCTCAAGATAATAAAGAGTTTGAAATATATAACAATGCTTCAAATGGAAAGATTGAACTTTATTTTGATTATATAGAATCATATAATGAATTCAAAAAATCTATACTTGAATCTAAAAAGAGTATATATATTTGCACCTATGTTTTTAAATATGATGATGTTACTAAAGAGATTATAGAACTACTTGAGCAAAAAGCTAAAGAGCAAGTTAAGATAAAAATTTTGATTGATTCTTTAGGTTCTTTATCTACATATTTTTTTCAAAGAAGATTAACTGGTTTAAAAGAGTTGGGTGTAGAGATTGAATTTTTTATGCCAATATTTAAAATACCTTTTAGAAATTATATAAATTTGAGAAATCATAGAAAAATCTATATTTTTGATAATCAAAAGGTATTAAGTGGAGGGATTAATCTTTCAAAAGAGTATTTTGGAAAAGAATATATTCGAAATAGATGGGAAGATATACTTTTTTCTTGTAAAGGAAGATGTGTTGAAGATTTTTTTACAATTTTTGCATCAGATTGGTTTTATGCTACAAAAGAGAGATTAACTTTTGATTTAATACCTATGTATGAAGATGGTAATGATAAAATTAGAGTCCTTCCAAGTGGTCCAGATGTAAAAACCGATATTTTGTATGAAACAATTTTAAATAAAATATTTTCCGCAAAAGAAAGAATATGGATAGTTACACCATATTTTATACCAAATGAGACTCTAAGTAAAGCTTTGATTATTGCCAAACATAAGGGGCTTGATATTAAACTTATCACTCCTAGTAAATCTAATCATCTTGTTGCCGATCTTGCTAGAAACTCTTTTTTACGGGAGTTACAAGAAAATGAGATTGATATCTTGCTTTACAGAGGTCCTATGTTACATGCAAAAGCTATATTGTTTGATAATAAGTGGGCAATGATTGGAAGTGTAAATTTAGATAACAGAAGTTTATTTTTAAATTATGAAGTTTCAACTTTTGTTTCTTCATATGAAACTGTATCAACTGTAGAAAACTGGATGAAAGAACTTATTGATAATTCAGTAATAGGGATAAATAAAGCTTCAGGAGTAAGAGTTATCTCTGAGAATCTTATGAGAGTTATTGCTCCACAATTATAA
- a CDS encoding MOSC domain-containing protein, with translation MKIRTIATGKAKKYLKKHEEFESAYKKDNFVDSIKVDSLGIAGDIQVDKRFHGGEDKAIHIGSYVHLDENPTFDKLFMGCNIIVDELTEDSVCAGDIYKVGEVRLEVTQPRQPCWKIGVIFGKEINRYIVKNFATGWYVRVLNEGTIKTSDKMVLEKRVSNLTIKDLSKYLKSVPSDRNIIEDILNLDSIAKSYKKDFIKKLGENNS, from the coding sequence ATGAAAATAAGAACTATCGCAACTGGAAAAGCAAAAAAGTATCTTAAAAAACATGAAGAGTTTGAAAGTGCTTACAAAAAAGACAATTTTGTAGATTCTATAAAAGTTGATAGCTTAGGCATTGCTGGTGATATTCAAGTTGATAAAAGATTTCATGGTGGTGAAGATAAAGCTATTCATATTGGATCATATGTTCATTTAGATGAAAATCCAACATTTGATAAACTATTTATGGGATGCAATATTATAGTTGATGAGTTAACAGAAGATAGTGTTTGCGCTGGAGATATTTATAAAGTTGGTGAGGTAAGACTTGAAGTTACACAGCCAAGACAACCGTGCTGGAAAATCGGTGTTATTTTTGGAAAAGAGATTAATCGATATATAGTTAAAAATTTTGCTACAGGTTGGTATGTTAGAGTTTTAAACGAGGGAACAATAAAAACAAGTGATAAAATGGTTCTGGAAAAAAGAGTATCAAATCTTACAATAAAAGATTTATCAAAATATCTAAAATCTGTTCCAAGTGATAGAAATATTATTGAAGATATTTTAAATCTTGATTCTATTGCAAAATCTTATAAAAAAGATTTTATCAAAAAACTTGGCGAAAATAATTCATAG
- a CDS encoding RNA polymerase factor sigma-54, which yields MAPTLSTSVAQKQNLNLSLKMWLPMLQTSLQDLEKHLKNVSYENPFLEIKKPKEFYNNFMPQGTSGEFIESLALYSESLNDKISEQICAPNFPTPNSQKVALEILCDINEDGYFEGDIEKIAITCNVFKEYVESIRQRFSRLEPAGIGAIDLSESFLFQLDAFDKDIDDELYNFIKKIIKDIAHLDKYAAHHRFEDAKNIIKYFNNPPAVDYINTNVQIIPDFYVDIGEDINVRINHAYYPDIEVKDPFSSKNETIKEKLKEARDLVNLLNLRKSTLYKIVLLIVEKQIGFFVGGELKPFSMQELAKELGFAESTISRAVANKYIECSLGIFPLKHFFTNAVNNKDLSSSQIKSYIKSLVEYEDKESPLTDQHILEMIFEKFDLKMVRRTITKYRKMLDIPSSKERKKLYKVENL from the coding sequence ATGGCACCTACACTATCGACCTCAGTTGCTCAAAAGCAAAATCTTAATTTATCTTTGAAGATGTGGCTACCAATGCTACAAACTTCACTACAAGACCTAGAGAAACACCTAAAAAATGTCTCTTATGAAAACCCTTTTTTAGAGATTAAAAAACCAAAAGAGTTTTATAATAATTTTATGCCTCAAGGAACAAGTGGAGAGTTTATAGAATCTCTTGCTTTATATAGTGAATCGTTAAATGATAAAATAAGTGAACAAATTTGTGCACCAAACTTCCCAACTCCAAATTCACAAAAAGTTGCATTGGAAATACTTTGTGATATAAATGAAGATGGTTATTTTGAAGGGGATATAGAAAAAATAGCTATTACCTGTAATGTATTTAAAGAGTATGTAGAGTCTATAAGACAAAGATTTTCAAGACTAGAACCAGCTGGAATAGGAGCAATAGATTTATCAGAGTCATTTTTATTTCAATTAGATGCTTTTGATAAAGATATTGATGATGAATTATATAATTTTATAAAGAAAATTATAAAAGATATAGCTCACTTAGATAAATATGCAGCACACCATAGATTTGAAGATGCAAAAAACATAATTAAATATTTTAATAATCCACCAGCAGTAGATTATATAAATACAAATGTACAAATAATCCCAGATTTTTATGTGGATATTGGCGAAGATATAAATGTAAGAATCAATCATGCTTATTATCCAGATATAGAAGTAAAAGATCCTTTCTCATCAAAAAATGAAACTATAAAAGAGAAACTAAAAGAAGCAAGAGATTTAGTAAACCTATTAAATTTACGAAAATCAACTCTTTATAAAATTGTTTTACTAATAGTTGAAAAACAAATAGGTTTTTTTGTAGGGGGTGAGCTTAAACCCTTTTCAATGCAAGAGTTAGCAAAAGAGTTAGGATTTGCAGAATCAACAATAAGTAGAGCAGTTGCAAATAAATATATAGAGTGTAGTTTAGGAATTTTTCCTTTAAAACACTTTTTTACAAATGCAGTAAACAACAAAGATTTATCTTCATCACAAATAAAAAGTTATATAAAATCCCTTGTGGAATATGAAGATAAAGAAAGCCCATTAACAGATCAACATATCCTAGAGATGATATTTGAAAAATTTGATCTAAAAATGGTTAGACGTACAATCACAAAATATCGAAAAATGTTAGACATACCCTCTTCAAAAGAGAGAAAGAAACTCTACAAGGTAGAAAATCTATAA
- a CDS encoding 2Fe-2S iron-sulfur cluster-binding protein translates to MTTRVEIINDFLAINVKPGSTIQDVVEASGSALPFGCRDGECGTCVVEVEQGMEFLSEINEKEVKVIKEACAGTCTDNTRLSCQMKVVKPNGVVRIKY, encoded by the coding sequence ATGACAACAAGAGTAGAAATTATTAATGACTTTTTAGCAATTAATGTTAAACCAGGAAGTACAATTCAAGATGTAGTTGAAGCTTCAGGTTCAGCTTTACCATTCGGATGTAGAGATGGTGAATGTGGTACTTGTGTAGTAGAAGTTGAGCAAGGTATGGAATTTTTATCTGAAATCAATGAAAAAGAAGTAAAAGTTATTAAAGAAGCTTGCGCTGGAACTTGTACTGATAACACTAGACTTTCATGTCAAATGAAAGTTGTTAAACCAAATGGTGTAGTTAGAATTAAATACTAA
- a CDS encoding nitrogen fixation protein NifZ: MAAKGINHDEIVNPNTYLHDSVTASRSGKDEDTAKFGVGQKVKLIKEIVNDGTYPHSPIGTLMMPAGSIGYIKSIGEFLQVIRVYEVHFLGVEEAPVEVVGCRENELEAMENYRNEVDEELEFMRKHREKYYSKED, encoded by the coding sequence GTGGCTGCTAAAGGAATAAACCATGATGAAATAGTTAACCCAAATACTTATCTTCACGACAGTGTAACTGCAAGTAGATCAGGAAAAGATGAAGACACAGCAAAATTTGGTGTTGGACAAAAAGTTAAACTTATCAAAGAGATAGTAAATGATGGAACTTATCCACACTCTCCAATAGGTACACTTATGATGCCTGCTGGATCGATTGGTTATATTAAATCAATTGGAGAATTTCTTCAAGTTATTCGTGTATATGAAGTTCATTTTCTAGGTGTAGAAGAAGCACCTGTAGAAGTAGTTGGCTGTAGAGAAAATGAACTTGAAGCTATGGAGAACTATAGAAACGAAGTTGACGAAGAACTTGAGTTTATGAGAAAACATAGAGAGAAGTATTACAGCAAAGAGGATTAA
- a CDS encoding nitrogenase-stabilizing/protective protein NifW, translated as MATVEDFYKLRDTEDYFRFFNIDFDQSLINVKRFHMMKEYGTLIKKGIGTITDENKLLEFLKFSLLRVYGDYKNGHAPSAADVWNMYETGKLEGCSSCGTTGTSTGGSCGC; from the coding sequence ATGGCAACTGTAGAAGATTTTTATAAACTAAGAGATACAGAAGATTATTTCAGATTTTTTAATATCGATTTTGATCAATCATTAATCAATGTAAAAAGATTTCATATGATGAAAGAGTATGGAACTTTAATCAAAAAAGGTATTGGAACTATTACTGATGAAAATAAACTTCTTGAATTTTTAAAGTTTTCACTTTTAAGAGTTTATGGTGATTATAAAAATGGTCATGCTCCAAGCGCAGCTGATGTTTGGAATATGTATGAAACAGGAAAATTAGAAGGTTGTTCTTCATGTGGTACAACAGGAACTTCAACGGGAGGTTCATGTGGCTGCTAA
- a CDS encoding flavodoxin, which translates to MAKMGIFCGTAGGTSMAVADALAEAFGIEEDDVINMEEDFDDIEQFEDYDVLFIGSSTWGQGDVHFSWVDPQLEMEDEEMDLFGKTVAFFGAGDSVKHGEHFCSALGKLHKTFTSLGAKAVGSVEKDGYKYEFSLAEMDGKLCGLAIDNHNEEDKTEERIESWISNLKGQIPA; encoded by the coding sequence ATGGCAAAGATGGGAATTTTCTGTGGAACTGCTGGTGGAACGTCAATGGCTGTGGCGGATGCATTAGCTGAGGCTTTTGGAATTGAAGAAGATGATGTAATCAATATGGAAGAAGATTTTGATGATATCGAGCAATTTGAAGACTATGATGTATTATTTATAGGAAGTTCAACTTGGGGACAAGGTGATGTTCACTTCTCATGGGTTGACCCTCAACTTGAAATGGAAGATGAAGAGATGGATTTATTTGGAAAAACTGTAGCATTTTTTGGTGCAGGGGACAGTGTAAAACATGGTGAGCATTTTTGTTCAGCATTAGGAAAACTACATAAAACATTTACATCTTTAGGAGCTAAGGCTGTTGGTTCTGTTGAAAAAGATGGTTATAAATATGAGTTTTCTTTAGCTGAGATGGATGGGAAACTTTGTGGTTTAGCAATTGATAATCACAATGAAGAAGATAAAACAGAAGAAAGAATTGAAAGCTGGATTTCAAACTTAAAGGGACAAATTCCTGCATAA
- a CDS encoding NifX-associated nitrogen fixation protein, with protein sequence MDAKKLFVETLIGQIRALDQFGTWANKSDEELLQEKYVKSKEELKNIPIIADIDEMQTQDIRLIYQAVALAFEKMTTVMCSVVMEMSHEGFGRVVVFANDIVLCDKGFKDAHRFSFRTLEKLEEEGEKLLIKAEEKYKKYKS encoded by the coding sequence ATGGATGCTAAAAAACTTTTTGTTGAAACTTTAATTGGTCAAATCAGAGCATTAGACCAGTTTGGAACTTGGGCAAATAAATCTGATGAAGAGTTACTGCAAGAAAAATATGTAAAATCAAAAGAGGAATTAAAAAATATTCCTATTATTGCAGATATTGATGAGATGCAAACTCAAGATATCAGACTTATATATCAAGCAGTAGCTCTTGCATTTGAGAAAATGACTACAGTTATGTGCTCAGTTGTAATGGAGATGAGTCATGAAGGTTTTGGTAGAGTTGTAGTATTTGCAAATGATATTGTGTTATGTGATAAAGGGTTTAAAGATGCCCATAGATTTTCATTTAGAACTTTAGAAAAACTTGAAGAAGAGGGTGAAAAACTACTTATCAAAGCTGAAGAAAAATACAAAAAATATAAAAGTTAA
- a CDS encoding NifB/NifX family molybdenum-iron cluster-binding protein has protein sequence MSNIKITSNTSGEGMIKVAFATKDLENIDSHFGSAKQFAIYEISKTSTNMSEIKKVDEKDTDKTVALLDGIDIVYFTNVGAIAAAKLINSGIFTIKYKEVVGIEQEVKKLQDMLNGNPPPFIKKIIEKKVA, from the coding sequence ATGAGTAATATTAAAATAACTTCAAACACGTCAGGTGAGGGTATGATCAAAGTAGCTTTCGCTACTAAAGATTTAGAAAACATAGATTCACACTTTGGAAGTGCAAAGCAATTTGCAATTTATGAGATAAGTAAAACTTCTACAAATATGAGTGAAATAAAAAAAGTTGATGAAAAAGATACAGATAAAACTGTAGCTTTATTAGATGGTATTGATATTGTATATTTTACAAATGTTGGAGCTATTGCTGCAGCTAAACTGATTAATAGTGGTATTTTTACAATTAAATATAAAGAGGTAGTTGGAATTGAACAAGAGGTTAAAAAACTTCAAGATATGTTAAATGGCAATCCACCACCTTTTATCAAAAAAATTATTGAAAAAAAGGTTGCATAA
- a CDS encoding nitroreductase family protein, with amino-acid sequence MQQLHKQTDITLKNSFEQTQFIDWRTQARSYKLYPNFFRRYNIDEYEELRFIKNFGKITTTKKYGKEEVNLRANPSAGGLYPCEVYIQIRGIKGFLSGIYHYEPLNNNLTLIHELSNDGLEYYFNTDSKKFIFLISNVYFRSSWKYDKRANRYLLLDTGHQLASIYTSLKNENISFDFEFNFDKKNLNKEFGFDTQEFFQCAILVDNEKDTKPKQLRETLVSVAPTDYFIKNIFLEEFIKRIEDEKIEEKIDSRIFENLEIKNIQNSIDKRRSIRGFKKESISKNEFEELTKDIFEIAQKINIELYFINNNIKDMKQGVYKNVTLVEEGDFKPTAAKLAFNQKLGGDSCFTLFFTANENSNYLVSYIFSAFLAHIINLRCTNLDIGCSGIGAYFDDESKKVLNTTNNILYLQAIGK; translated from the coding sequence ATGCAACAGCTCCACAAGCAAACTGACATAACACTAAAAAACTCCTTTGAGCAAACCCAATTTATAGATTGGAGAACTCAAGCAAGGAGTTATAAACTCTATCCCAATTTTTTTCGAAGATACAATATTGATGAATATGAAGAATTAAGATTTATAAAGAATTTTGGAAAAATCACTACAACAAAAAAATATGGAAAAGAAGAAGTAAATTTAAGAGCAAATCCAAGTGCAGGAGGTCTTTATCCTTGTGAAGTTTATATTCAAATAAGAGGGATAAAAGGTTTTTTATCTGGAATTTACCATTATGAACCATTAAATAATAATTTAACCCTAATCCATGAATTAAGCAATGATGGACTTGAATATTACTTTAATACAGATTCTAAAAAATTCATTTTTCTTATTAGCAATGTTTATTTTAGAAGCTCATGGAAATATGATAAAAGGGCAAATAGATATTTACTTTTAGACACAGGACATCAGTTAGCATCCATTTATACTTCTCTAAAAAATGAAAATATAAGTTTTGACTTTGAATTTAATTTTGACAAAAAAAATCTAAATAAAGAGTTTGGCTTTGATACACAAGAGTTTTTTCAATGTGCAATCTTAGTAGATAATGAAAAAGATACAAAACCTAAACAGTTAAGAGAAACTCTTGTAAGTGTAGCTCCAACTGATTATTTTATAAAGAATATATTTTTAGAAGAGTTTATAAAAAGAATAGAAGATGAAAAAATAGAAGAGAAAATAGATTCTAGGATTTTTGAAAATTTAGAGATAAAAAATATTCAAAACTCAATTGATAAAAGAAGATCTATTAGAGGTTTTAAAAAAGAGTCAATATCAAAAAATGAGTTTGAAGAGCTTACTAAAGATATTTTTGAAATAGCACAAAAAATTAATATAGAACTTTATTTTATAAATAACAATATAAAAGATATGAAACAAGGTGTTTACAAAAATGTAACATTAGTAGAAGAGGGCGATTTTAAGCCTACTGCAGCCAAGTTAGCCTTTAATCAAAAGCTTGGAGGAGATAGTTGCTTTACACTTTTTTTTACGGCAAATGAGAATTCTAACTATCTTGTTAGCTATATTTTTTCTGCTTTTTTAGCACACATAATAAATCTTAGATGTACAAACTTAGATATTGGATGTAGTGGAATAGGTGCTTATTTTGATGATGAATCAAAAAAAGTTTTAAACACAACAAACAATATACTTTATCTACAAGCCATAGGAAAATAA
- a CDS encoding ankyrin repeat domain-containing protein: MSFTDNLRVWLRENDYDINDLNKQGRHGNSAVMKAAREANIDVVKELIGRGANLDIKNVDGNTALWNACFGSSYECFYALIDAGIDVDSMNDNGVTALMYCASAGKDDFVKLLIENNADVTLENLDGFKAIDLAVTPKIFKMLKNATAPQAN; the protein is encoded by the coding sequence ATGTCTTTTACTGATAACTTAAGAGTCTGGCTTAGAGAAAATGACTACGATATAAACGACCTAAATAAACAAGGTCGGCATGGAAACTCAGCTGTAATGAAAGCAGCAAGAGAAGCAAATATTGATGTGGTAAAAGAGCTTATAGGAAGAGGTGCAAATTTAGATATAAAAAATGTCGATGGAAACACTGCTTTATGGAATGCTTGTTTTGGTTCATCATATGAATGTTTTTATGCACTTATTGATGCAGGTATAGATGTAGACTCTATGAATGACAATGGAGTTACAGCATTAATGTATTGTGCAAGTGCAGGAAAAGATGATTTTGTAAAACTATTAATTGAAAACAATGCTGATGTGACTTTAGAAAACTTGGATGGATTTAAAGCAATTGACCTAGCTGTAACTCCAAAAATATTTAAAATGCTGAAGAATGCAACAGCTCCACAAGCAAACTGA
- a CDS encoding redoxin family protein, translating into MEVKYKKEVYTLGRKERKLESEAPAVRVKMVGGETKVIGMMAPKIQVMITLPCIKAYNNGLHNVIQEYSSKAIVYIITKSSDDNLEKVKAAYSIDENFISNDFKDFSLKFGVNMSEELIAKSLFVIDKEGVIKYKQIPTNIETSFDLDEFKNALDEVVNFKQKGHTHENWMGV; encoded by the coding sequence ATGGAAGTTAAATACAAAAAAGAAGTATACACACTAGGTAGAAAAGAAAGAAAACTTGAAAGTGAAGCACCAGCAGTTAGAGTAAAAATGGTAGGTGGAGAAACAAAAGTTATAGGAATGATGGCACCAAAAATACAAGTTATGATTACTCTACCTTGTATAAAAGCATATAACAACGGTTTACACAATGTTATTCAAGAATATTCGTCAAAAGCTATAGTTTATATTATTACAAAAAGTAGTGATGATAATTTAGAAAAAGTGAAAGCTGCATATTCTATAGATGAAAACTTTATCTCAAATGATTTCAAAGATTTTTCACTTAAATTTGGAGTTAATATGAGTGAAGAGCTTATTGCTAAATCTTTATTTGTAATAGATAAAGAGGGTGTTATTAAATATAAACAAATACCAACAAATATTGAAACAAGTTTTGATTTAGATGAATTTAAAAATGCACTTGATGAAGTAGTTAACTTCAAACAAAAAGGTCATACTCATGAAAACTGGATGGGTGTATAA